The Salarias fasciatus unplaced genomic scaffold, fSalaFa1.1, whole genome shotgun sequence genome contains a region encoding:
- the LOC115385062 gene encoding zinc finger protein OZF-like — protein PEPPHIKEEEPEPPHIKEEEEEPELHQFEEKQEEPKSSQIEEHEELSSSQKGEQFIVKFENETLKVLAEEILYETCRPSFRKPGHKKTHTGEKPHSCETCGKSFRYRSHLLIHKRTHTGEKPYSCETCGKRFRRQVDLSRHLRTHTGEKPYSCETCGKTFRQHSHLSDHMRTHTGEKPYSCETCGKSFSQRSRLLVHKRTHTGEKPYSCETCGKSFSLRSRLLVHKRTHTGEKPYSCETCRKSFGHRCSFNEHMRTHTGQKTYSCETCRKSFSERRYLLCHMRTHTGEKPYSCETCGERFRQRCVLLVHMRTHTGEKPYSCETCGKSFSQRSILKVHLRTHTGEKPYSCETCKKRFRQRRDLKDHLRTHTGKKPHSCETCGKRFSQQSHLLNHLRTHKGEKPYPCETWGKMPLLSFIAAPAEYSNG, from the coding sequence ccagaacctccacacatcaaagaagaagaaccagaacctccacacatcaaagaagaagaggaagaaccagaacttcATCAGTttgaggagaaacaggaggaacCAAAATCCTCACAGATTGAGGAACACGAGgaactcagcagcagccagaaggGAGAACAATTCATTGTgaagtttgaaaatgaaaccttGAAGGTCCTTGCTGAGGAGATCCTTTATGAAACATGTCGCCCAAGTTTCAGAAAACCGGGCCAcaagaaaactcacacaggtgagaagcctcattcttgtgaaacatgtggcaaaagtttcaggtATCGGAGTCATTTGTTGATCCataagagaactcacacaggtgagaagccatattcttgtgaaacatgtggcaaaaggttcCGTCGACAGGTTGATTTGTCACGCCAcctgagaactcacacaggtgagaagccgtattcttgtgaaacatgtgggaaaacgTTCAGACAACACAGTCATTTGAGtgaccacatgagaactcacacaggtgagaagccgtattcttgtgaaacatgtggcaaaagtttcagtcaacggagtcgtttgttggtccacaagagaactcacacaggtgagaagccgtattcttgtgaaacatgtggcaaaagtttcagccTACGGAGTcgtttgttggtccacaagagaactcacacaggtgagaagccgtattcttgtgaaacatgtcgCAAAAGTTTTGGTCACCGTTGTAGTTTCAATGagcacatgagaactcacacaggtcagaagacatattcttgtgaaacatgtaggaaaagtttcagtgaacGGCGTTATTTGTTgtgccacatgagaactcacacaggtgagaaaccatattcttgtgaaacatgtggcgaAAGGTTCAGGCAACGGTGTgttttgttggtccacatgagaactcacacaggtgagaagccgtattcttgtgaaacatgtggcaaaagtttcagtcaacgcTCTATTTTGAAAGTCCAcctgagaactcacacaggtgagaagccatattcttgtgaaacatgtaaGAAAAGGTTCAGGCAACGGCGTGATTTGAAGGACcacttgagaactcacacaggtaagaagcctcattcttgtgaaacatgtggcaaaaggttcagtcaacagagtcatttgttgaaccacttgagaactcacaaaggtgagaagccgtatccttgtgaaacGTGGGGAAAGATGCCTTTATTGTCCTTCATTGCTGCACCAGCGGAATACTCAAATGGATGA